The nucleotide sequence CGTGGAaagaaagccttctgagatacaaaaattctcttagtactgctagatcagcgtatctctctgccctaatcgaagataacaaaaacaatcctaaatttttatttagtactgtagcaaaacttaCTAGGAGTataaccactgtagaaaagcgcacaccatctataAGTAGCAGCAATGGCTTCATGAATttcttcaatgaaaaaattgacaatatcaggcagaaaattcaacaattatttttaaaaaaattatttgatagataattctttagataatataactatttctgatcagagctttgAATGCGTCCCTgactgcactttacacataatctacattgtcttaaacatcacatgatcagaatcatgcttaatatctttctccttctctctgtctttctctgtcgagctatacaccccactcctgagctcccagtgtttgccagtttccattgtgaccgctgccctacccctggttggagtctcgtcgcttggtggtgcccactgatgctgtggatggatctgtgtggaccaggagacagccatggacagagccacttggggactttcacaccatcacagatatgccatttcatctgtcagcttctgacagcaaagaactagtgtttataatgaccttagaatcTACAAtaacctaatagttcctcatggcccattgattgctgttgtagaaaggacattaatcagttacagttacattatttactgtttagtgtcacccaaatgaggatgggttcccttctgagcctggttactctcaagatttcttcctcatatcatcccagggagtttttccttgccaccgtcaccacaggcttgctcattagggataaaataaaagagtttaataatttaatttaataatttattcttatttctaggtatttagtttttttatatatatatattttttcatttttcccctcccctttctccatttctcttctttttgtaaagctgctttgagacaatgttcattgtaaaaggcgctacacaaaataaattgaattgaattgaatattataTTGTTACACTTATCTATTTAATAATGGTCTcacctggaggaaatggatggGATCTTCTGCATGTGAAAGCTCCTCCATTTCAGCATCTCTCCTCTTCAGCTCtgcaatctcctgctccagttgctTGATGATTTCTTCAGCTCGACTCACTGCAGctttctcctgagctctgatctGATGTGTCACCTCAGAGAGTCTTGTCTTAATAGATTTGATCAGATCAAAAAAGATCCTCTCAATTTCCTGAACTGCTGTCTGAGCATATTGCTGTTAGGAgccaaaaagagagagaaagaatgagagaaagagagattttaCTTCTTTTCCCTAGTTAATGTCACTGAGACTATTAATAGATGACTAAATAAGAGTGTGACTGATCCTGAAACAGCTCTTCCAGCAGTCAGATTGCTGTTCTTCATAAAATTCACCTTGTGGGACTCCACAGCCTTTGTTAGCTCCAAAagctcctgctctctctcctgGATTTTCTGCTGGAATGTTCCCTGCAGGTTCAACAACTGTTTCTATGAAAGAAGAACAGAATTTACATTGTTGTAAAGTAACACATTCAGTACATTTCTACTCTATAGATATACTTTACACTCTTAGATACTCTTAAAAATGTGGTCCCATCTTTAGAACTATtaaagtttcatttattttgaccTTTGGAAAACATCATTTGCAAAAATTGAGAAACACCATAAAGATTTACTGTCATTTAAAGAAAGCAATTCTTCCTTCATCTTCAGTCACTGCTCTATTCTGGTAAGTCCTGAGCCTAAAATGACTGGGTGTAATGTGGGACTACACCCTTGGAAGGATGCCAGTCCAGTTTAAGCCACCTTGCATATTAACACACATATTAACATAAAGATAACATGCACAGAAACCCAAAACAGGCAATAACAGAAACTCAGTATTGAACTGGAGATGCTGTACCACTTTACCACCATAAAGGAATTTAATTCAAGCTAAATCAATTTTACATTAAGTGTACCTGCCATTGCATTTCCTCCCTAATTGTAGAAGAGAGTCATGAGATAGAATTACCTGTTTCTCAACTCGTGCTGCTGCAGCTGATACTGTATCATGTCCTTTATGTTCATCcaacatacacaacatgcaGATACACTGCTGGTTAGTCCGACAGTAAACCTCCAGCAGTTTGTCATGCTGAGAGCAGATCTGCTCCTGGAGTCGTCTGGAGGCTTCCACCAGCTTGTGCTTCTTAAAGGCAGGAGATTTATAGTGAGGCTGGAGATGAGTTTCACAGAAAGAGGCCAGACACACCAGGCAGGACTTGATGGCTTTGGATTTATTCTCAGTACaaaaatcacactccacatcttcaggtcCAGCTGTAGACTGAGCAGGACGTGTAGCTTGGAGTCCTGTCTTCTTCAGCGTCTCCACTACTTCAGCCAGCATGGTGTTTTTACTCACAGCAGGTCTTGGAGTGAAGGTTTGTCTACACTGAGGACAGCTATAGACTCCCTGctgatcctcctgatcccagtAGCCATTAATACAGACCATACAGAAACTGTGTCCACATGAGAGAGTTACTGGATCCTTGACTAGATCCAGACAGATTGAACAGTTGAACTGATCCTGAAGTCCTAAAATACTCGCTTCTGCCATTTTACTGAAggacaaactcacacacactcacttacagcAGCTCACACTTCCTGGTTCAGTTTATAAAAGCCGTGTGGAAGACAGGTGTGTCTGAAAACCCTCAAACGAAACAGATCAAAATCCCGAATAAACAGTCAGGAACAGATGAGTTTCGTTTCTGCTAAAGAAAGAGATGAGTTGCCAGGTGTTTGTTTGGAGGACTGActttgaataaattaaaaatatgccAGAcgacataaaaaataataataataaatcttaaaatCTTCCAAAAGTTCTAAAACCTTGAATAGAcgatattaaaaacaaatttggTTTGTATAACATGCAAAAAAGACTCCCGGCGTATAGGAAAAAATGATCTGGCAACCCAGAAAGGGAgcgaaagggtgtgtgtgtgtgtaatatgtgatGATTCATTTTTTGTAGGATAAGTAAATTTTAGtctaaaatacaaaacaacaatatcaagtaaaaatatacattagTTTACCTATTTACATAATGTGCATATACTgatttggaaacagcaccaagcaggacaggcaagctctccagaggctggtgcgatcagccgagcgtaccatccgtACCGaacttcctgacctggacactatatacagcaagaggtgctggaccaaggccaggaagataatgaaggaccttctctctgttgcggtcagggaaacgtttccgttccttatatatatatatttatcttatgtatgcacactgtacatactgtatttatttattgtcataacatttatatttgtatttttatatctacatatatgtatatattgtatttttctatatattatagatgtttatacattttatatttttattcatatatatatatatatatatatatatatatatatatatatatatatgatatatatagtTATCAATAGTTATCGggtatgcatatatatatatatatgtatatatatatatatatatatatatatatatatatatatatatatatatatatatatatatatatatatatatatatatatgcataccCGATAACTATTGGCTTTTCATAATTTAACGTCTGATTTCTACTGtgttagtttttattttccctatttttctctatatatttcACCCATATCCTTACATTTTTCCTGTCCACATACTTTAATTTtagttttccttttttcctttttctttcttcaaatgtaggacagttgtaaaaagcatttcactacatgtactgtgtatgatttcgtatgtgatgaataaaatttattttattattttataaatttataaaagtTATAATTTGTATAACTATAGCATATTTGTcgtatttttaaatatagtataagtgtataaaattttaaattatctgtatttttttttaatgaattatatatttttttttttatatcaattATATGTTAATTCACTATATTCCTACAGAGTCAGAGGTTTATCGTGATGACgtgaaatgttttataatgtgcTGCCCTATGCTGGACAATAACATACATTTAAATCAACTTATTCACATATCACAAAGTTTTTATTGAAGCTTTTTAGTCTTTTACACAAAAATATGTGATTGtgaaatgtgattgtgtacTATATACTGTGACACAATCACTAACTCTTGTCCCACTTTTGCAAACAAAAAGTAGAACTACTatttaataacataaaaaatacatttattaataaaacggACCACATGGAAGACTGTAAAAGCCTGTAAAgatttttattgtatatttttagtAGAACATGTGAATCAATACAAACGCATGATACAGCACTACTGATTACAGATAAACTGCAGCATGgtacaaacaaaatcaaaattaGCCAAAAAGAATTTTTCATGTCACCTGATGATGACAAATGAACACATTATATTTAATCTtggtaaaatatattaaatgttttgGCTCAGAATAACACAAAGTACAGTACATTTGCTAAACTGCTTACTTACTTAAAAAATGATTACATATAAAACTGGAGGATAAAATTTTATAGGTAAAAATCTGATCTTCAGATGGTCCCCTGATCCACTGTGTGACTTTTCCtcacataaaaaatattaaaactttCATTAAAAGATGAACACTACCAGTAGAAAGCTTTCTTTTTATGTTTATGCTGATCATACTGATTATTCCACAAAATTCATGTGAGAAAAGAAATTGTGATAAATTTAAGGTGTATGACAAAGTTAcatagatagaaagagagagagagagagagagagagagagagagagagagagagagaggcaggctgAGGAGTGCTGTAGAATGAGAGCATTTGTTGATCTTCAGGTTTCTCACATTTGCCAGTTTTTCATTGaggaaaaagggagaaaaagtaAAGTGGATGAACTAGATTTGTAATAAAAtctaacattaaataaaatctctAAAAATGTAAAGACAGATTGTCTTGCTGAGGACCTGACAAAAAAGTAGGACTCTATCTGAAAGTCTTGATTATCATCAGTCTTACTCAATAAACCAGTCAAAAGGAGAACCTCAAGAGGAGGTTTTAACAAGAAAAAAGCTCCAGAAACATCATAATCACACATAGAAAAAATTATTCCAAGATATGGAatcttttctgatttttttgttcaggggctaaatattcatatatttcaATTTAAGTCTTTTTCAAAATGTCATTTCTTGAAAAACGTAAGCATATATATTGGAGAAAAAGTGAAGTAAATATAAAGTTTTCCTTTATAAACAACATTTGAAAACATTTCAAaagtaacatactgtaacaagCAGTAAGGTTAATTAGGGAGTGTTTAGTATGaattatacatatacagtacaaggTAAATTTGGGCATTTAATATTTAGaaggtgtgtaaataaatgactaGTGTGCAGGAGACTGAAGCTGATTCATTATTTGTGCTCAAATCACTGCTTGTCTTGTGTTTTACGAATCagacactgattttttttctcatcctgGGTGCTCAAATTGCATTTATTTCTGTGTGACTTAAAGGCTTCTgaaagagagaacacacacacacacacacacacacacacacacacacacacacacacacacacacacacacacacacacacacacacacacacacacacacacacacacacacacacgtaaagaCTAAAGATTTGTGGAGCAAAATGTAAAAGGATTTCAGGTGGAACTCAAATCCATCAACATGATGAAATACTCAAGCAGAACTAAAAAGCTTAACGTTTTAATGTATTTCTATCACACCTGAATTCTCAAATTAACTCTTCAATTGGTTAAAAAGGTGTTAATTAGTTCTCTGTAATAGCAGGTCTTACAGCAGGTCAGTAGTCCAGAGAAGCTCATAATGACCATACCACATGAAAAGACGACAGAAATGCTGagatttaacaaagaaaaggtTTAATTACTGAGATGGTGAAATTTTCTGtgaacagatttattatttaacataaaGAGTATTCAGAGGGAGTCAGAAGTTGTAACTTAAGGAGAGACAAAAAAGGGAAAGCCTGGTGAGGAAACAGCTGTTTATAGCCTTATGTAATCACTGTAATATTCATCTTACAGGGTTTTAGCTTCCAAACATATCTATTTTAGACGGCATAGCTTTAGAGTTGAACTGGAATTGACTGTGAACCCTGGATACAAAGGCTGAGTGAAAGTGCACTTGATtgtgtggaggagcttcatcgtgtcagagacgctgtagaaaGATAGAAATCCTGCCTCGTGATCCACAAACACACCTATTCTAGAGGGGGTGGAGTTTATGGCAATAATGGTTTCTTGGTTGTTGTGTAAGAATGAGCATTTAAATGGTTGGCACAGCAAAATCCAGGACTTATCGTTACGTCCAAACTGACCTTCATTACCGCTtcctttcctgctgatgtctttatatgacACTGCTATATTAACCCCTTCATACccgctccactccacctcccagtaacagcatccagacacactctcactacacaacacctggGAATAACATTCAAAACTCCCAGATGAATAAGCATATAAGCTTAATAGATATTTGGTCACAACTGTGTTCccctcagacagacagaggtagAAATTTGCTGTATCAGGATCCAATGTGAATGGACCGAAATctgatggaagaaaaaaaatgaacatttcacGAAGAAAATTCTAGAAATGAATAACAAACTCATACCATCATCTATAAAGGTACAtctaaaaaatagaatattgaGGAAGCATTCATTTTTGCCCACAATTTAAttcaaaacattaaaacaattatatatttaatatttatatataattaaatatttacggctaaaatatttaaagccttttttcttttaatttagatAATTATGACTCAAAATATAGACTATTTAAAATGGTCAAAGAAATAATGTTTAATGCAGAAAAGTCAAACTTCTGAGTAAAGTATGTAATTTATGCACTTTATATTTGGTTGGCGCTCCTTTTGCACAGATTACTGCATCAACGTGGCGTGG is from Hemibagrus wyckioides isolate EC202008001 linkage group LG07, SWU_Hwy_1.0, whole genome shotgun sequence and encodes:
- the LOC131355819 gene encoding E3 ubiquitin/ISG15 ligase TRIM25-like isoform X1 gives rise to the protein MAEASILGLQDQFNCSICLDLVKDPVTLSCGHSFCMVCINGYWDQEDQQGVYSCPQCRQTFTPRPAVSKNTMLAEVVETLKKTGLQATRPAQSTAGPEDVECDFCTENKSKAIKSCLVCLASFCETHLQPHYKSPAFKKHKLVEASRRLQEQICSQHDKLLEVYCRTNQQCICMLCMLDEHKGHDTVSAAAARVEKQKQLLNLQGTFQQKIQEREQELLELTKAVESHKQYAQTAVQEIERIFFDLIKSIKTRLSEVTHQIRAQEKAAVSRAEEIIKQLEQEIAELKRRDAEMEELSHAEDPIHFLQHFQPLMTPPVSAVSPTTTISSLLSFKDAVNSLSKSKVELEARSKEQLGKISGEVKKILILSPERREDFLQYSCQLTLDPNTANDRVNLSDSNRMATDRNVQSNPSYGFGRQTVRHEERYVHPESFNSFSQVLCRESVSGCCYWEVELSGNKGVNIAVSYIDIRRKGNNNECQFGRNRNSWSLLCQPSTCSFLHNNQETNIPINSTPSRIGVYVDHKAGTLSFYNVSDMMKLLHRVHTTFTQPLYPGFGLNNNSTVKLYY
- the LOC131355819 gene encoding E3 ubiquitin/ISG15 ligase TRIM25-like isoform X2 gives rise to the protein MAEASILGLQDQFNCSICLDLVKDPVTLSCGHSFCMVCINGYWDQEDQQGVYSCPQCRQTFTPRPAVSKNTMLAEVVETLKKTGLQATRPAQSTAGPEDVECDFCTENKSKAIKSCLVCLASFCETHLQPHYKSPAFKKHKLVEASRRLQEQICSQHDKLLEVYCRTNQQCICMLCMLDEHKGHDTVSAAAARVEKQKQLLNLQGTFQQKIQEREQELLELTKAVESHKQYAQTAVQEIERIFFDLIKSIKTRLSEVTHQIRAQEKAAVSRAEEIIKQLEQEIAELKRRDAEMEELSHAEDPIHFLQHFQPLMTPPVSAVSPTTTISSLLSFKDAVNSLSKSKVELEARSKEQLGKISGEVKKILILSPERREDFLQSFGPFTLDPDTANFYLCLSEGNTVVTKYLLSLYAYSSGSFECYSQVLCSESVSGCCYWEVEWSGYEGVNIAVSYKDISRKGSGNEGQFGRNDKSWILLCQPFKCSFLHNNQQTIIAINSTPSRIGVFVDHEAGFLSFYSVSDTMKLLHTIKCTFTQPLYPGFTINSSSTLKLCRLK